The Caulifigura coniformis genome includes a region encoding these proteins:
- a CDS encoding cytochrome c oxidase subunit 3, which produces MSHPVHPPAVKMGIPIPNSKLGMWLFLGTEIMFFTAFIGTYIVLYFGSPGWPTDTNVTHINIAAGGINTFVLILSSYWVVVAHEAMAQRNFAKARKFLTGTFVLACVFLGIKAFEYKGKFDHEILPGRIAETDTQAIAKLVKDIDKAANRDLNELVPGDANADAKRQQALARMAKADDAEKVRLTAYQQLFLTFSRLRDDASANRLTMPEATRRLWEMKHLVSVKTKDGQQEFATVYDGSEGAHKEPAGHDVHAGDELAWPTVPEGKLLLVSANGQSKEVAKGDVEINGEPVLGSLLAGVHDPHPILYGNLFASTYFLMTGFHAIHVIVGMILFAMVLMQGSRLDAKWTDWVENSGLYWHFVDLVWIFLFPLLYIAPGFGR; this is translated from the coding sequence ATGTCCCATCCAGTTCATCCGCCCGCCGTGAAGATGGGCATCCCCATTCCCAACTCGAAGTTGGGAATGTGGCTGTTCCTCGGCACCGAGATCATGTTCTTCACGGCGTTCATCGGAACGTACATCGTGTTGTACTTCGGCTCGCCGGGCTGGCCGACGGACACGAACGTCACCCACATCAACATCGCGGCCGGCGGCATCAACACCTTCGTGCTGATTCTGTCGAGCTACTGGGTCGTGGTGGCGCACGAAGCGATGGCGCAGCGAAACTTCGCCAAGGCGAGGAAGTTCCTGACGGGCACCTTCGTGCTGGCGTGCGTGTTCCTCGGCATCAAGGCCTTTGAATACAAAGGCAAGTTCGATCACGAAATCCTGCCCGGTCGCATCGCAGAAACCGACACGCAGGCGATCGCCAAGCTCGTCAAGGACATCGACAAGGCAGCCAACCGTGACCTGAACGAGCTCGTCCCCGGCGACGCGAACGCCGATGCAAAGCGACAGCAGGCTCTCGCCCGGATGGCGAAGGCGGATGACGCTGAGAAGGTGCGCCTGACCGCCTACCAGCAACTGTTCCTCACCTTCTCGCGCCTCCGCGACGACGCTTCGGCCAACCGCCTCACGATGCCGGAAGCAACCCGCCGCCTGTGGGAGATGAAGCACCTCGTCAGCGTGAAAACGAAGGACGGGCAGCAGGAGTTTGCGACCGTCTACGACGGCAGTGAAGGGGCGCATAAGGAACCGGCCGGACATGACGTCCACGCCGGAGACGAGCTTGCCTGGCCCACCGTTCCCGAGGGCAAGCTGCTCCTCGTTTCGGCGAACGGCCAGTCGAAGGAAGTCGCGAAGGGAGACGTCGAGATCAACGGAGAGCCGGTTCTCGGTTCACTTCTCGCGGGCGTGCACGATCCCCATCCGATCCTCTACGGCAACCTGTTCGCTTCGACCTACTTCCTGATGACCGGGTTCCACGCGATCCACGTCATCGTCGGCATGATTCTGTTCGCGATGGTGCTGATGCAGGGGAGCCGGCTGGATGCGAAATGGACCGACTGGGTCGAGAACAGCGGTCTCTACTGGCACTTTGTCGACCTCGTCTGGATCTTCCTGTTCCCGCTGCTGTACATCGCGCCGGGCTTCGGACGTTAG
- a CDS encoding cytochrome C oxidase subunit IV family protein yields MTTHEHTNTLAHVHDEMEHAQGHHHVNYLSVFIALCICTLLSIAFDIIHMPKAVTVALVLAVAVAKASFVLTYFMHLKFEGGWKYIILAPTAILAVGLMIALAPDIGLHYYTPDVPQLRALEEQGDHPHDHDTGKAVSDGAKAH; encoded by the coding sequence ATGACGACTCACGAACACACGAACACACTGGCCCACGTGCATGACGAAATGGAGCATGCGCAGGGCCACCATCATGTGAATTACCTGAGCGTGTTCATCGCCCTCTGCATCTGCACGCTGCTGTCGATCGCTTTCGACATCATCCACATGCCGAAGGCCGTCACGGTTGCCCTCGTGCTGGCGGTCGCCGTCGCCAAGGCGTCGTTCGTTCTCACCTACTTCATGCACCTGAAGTTCGAAGGGGGCTGGAAGTACATCATCCTCGCTCCCACGGCGATTCTTGCGGTCGGCCTGATGATCGCACTCGCCCCTGATATCGGCCTGCATTACTACACCCCCGATGTCCCCCAGCTCCGGGCGCTCGAAGAGCAGGGGGATCATCCGCACGACCACGACACCGGCAAGGCGGTGTCCGACGGCGCCAAGGCCCACTGA
- a CDS encoding ribose-phosphate diphosphokinase — MYDHLTLISGRCHPALASAISDYLGVPLARVELGDFPDGESSVRLNHNVRGRDVFLIQPTGPPANDTLMELLILIDTCKRASAERITAVIPYFGYARQDRKDAGRVPITSKLVANLITEAGADRVLTMDLHAAQIQGFFDLPVDHLYGSPVLDEYFRSLQFPSGEIVIVSPDEGSIKRAMQHVEGLGGALAIVDKRRASATETRQANLIGGSLEGKTALVFDDMISTAGSICGAVDVCKRFGARDVYVAATHGVFCGSALEKLAKAPVKEIVVTDSLPLPDEKRLPNIRTVSIAPMLGEAIRRIHRNESVSVLFD, encoded by the coding sequence ATGTACGATCATCTCACGCTCATCAGCGGTCGCTGCCATCCGGCACTCGCGTCTGCCATTTCCGATTACCTCGGCGTCCCGCTGGCGCGCGTCGAGCTCGGAGACTTCCCGGACGGCGAGTCGTCGGTCCGCCTGAACCACAACGTTCGCGGTCGCGACGTCTTCCTCATTCAGCCGACCGGGCCGCCGGCGAATGACACCCTGATGGAGCTGCTGATCCTCATCGACACCTGCAAGCGCGCCAGCGCCGAGCGGATCACGGCCGTCATTCCCTACTTCGGATACGCCCGGCAGGACCGCAAAGACGCCGGCCGTGTGCCGATCACCTCGAAGCTTGTCGCCAACCTGATCACCGAGGCCGGCGCCGATCGTGTCCTCACGATGGATCTCCACGCGGCGCAGATCCAGGGGTTCTTCGACCTGCCCGTCGACCATCTCTACGGCAGCCCGGTACTCGATGAGTACTTCCGCTCGCTGCAGTTCCCGTCCGGTGAAATCGTGATCGTCAGCCCCGATGAGGGGAGCATCAAGCGCGCGATGCAGCACGTCGAAGGCCTGGGAGGGGCGCTGGCGATCGTCGACAAACGACGCGCCAGTGCCACCGAAACCCGCCAGGCCAACCTCATCGGCGGCTCCCTCGAAGGCAAAACGGCTCTCGTCTTTGACGACATGATCAGCACGGCCGGCTCGATCTGCGGCGCCGTCGATGTCTGCAAACGGTTCGGCGCGCGGGATGTGTACGTCGCCGCGACTCACGGAGTCTTCTGCGGCTCCGCTCTGGAGAAACTCGCAAAGGCCCCCGTGAAGGAAATCGTGGTCACCGATTCCCTCCCGCTGCCCGACGAGAAACGCCTGCCGAACATCCGCACCGTCAGCATCGCCCCGATGCTCGGTGAGGCGATTCGCAGGATTCACCGCAACGAATCCGTCAGCGTGCTGTTCGACTGA
- a CDS encoding L-threonylcarbamoyladenylate synthase: protein MTAPITNDPAEAADVIRRGGLAAFATETVYGLGANALDAAAVSRIFEAKQRPEFDPLIVHVARPEAVDELAVEASQAARALMARFWPGPLTLVLRKRSIVPDIVTAGLETVGIRIPDHAQARELIRLAGCPVAAPSANLFGLVSPTQAAHVADQLGDRVDMILDGGPCRVGVESTVVDLSGAVPILRRPGGTTLEAIESAIGPVQTATTILQGAAAPAPGMLDRHYSTRTPLRLWRPEDPVPMGRIGLLTWCAPAGDTRFAKVVDLSPEGDLACAAAALFGAMRSLDAAGLDVILATRFPETGLGRAINDRLRRAAARG, encoded by the coding sequence ATGACGGCCCCCATCACGAACGACCCGGCGGAAGCCGCCGACGTCATCCGCCGCGGCGGACTGGCGGCCTTTGCCACAGAGACCGTCTACGGCCTCGGCGCCAACGCCCTCGACGCCGCGGCCGTTTCACGGATCTTCGAAGCCAAGCAGCGGCCCGAATTCGATCCACTCATCGTTCATGTCGCCCGTCCCGAGGCCGTCGACGAACTTGCAGTCGAGGCGTCCCAGGCTGCCCGCGCCCTGATGGCCCGATTCTGGCCTGGACCGCTCACCCTCGTGCTCAGGAAGAGGTCCATCGTTCCCGACATCGTCACCGCCGGTCTCGAAACGGTCGGCATCCGCATCCCCGACCACGCCCAGGCCCGGGAACTGATCCGCCTCGCGGGCTGCCCGGTGGCCGCTCCCAGCGCCAATCTCTTCGGCCTGGTCAGCCCCACCCAGGCCGCGCATGTTGCCGACCAGCTTGGCGATCGGGTCGACATGATCCTCGATGGCGGCCCCTGCCGCGTCGGTGTGGAGTCGACCGTCGTCGACCTTTCCGGAGCAGTCCCCATTCTTCGCCGCCCCGGAGGGACGACGCTGGAAGCGATCGAGTCGGCGATCGGCCCCGTTCAGACGGCAACCACCATTCTCCAGGGAGCCGCCGCGCCGGCGCCTGGAATGCTCGATCGCCACTATTCCACGCGCACGCCCCTCCGTCTGTGGCGGCCCGAAGATCCCGTTCCCATGGGGAGAATCGGCCTGCTGACATGGTGTGCTCCCGCCGGTGACACCCGGTTTGCGAAAGTGGTCGATCTGTCTCCTGAGGGCGATCTCGCCTGCGCCGCCGCTGCCCTGTTCGGCGCCATGCGAAGCCTCGATGCGGCCGGCCTCGATGTCATTCTCGCGACGCGATTCCCAGAGACGGGCCTGGGCCGCGCGATCAACGATCGCCTGCGCCGCGCAGCCGCCCGGGGCTGA